Genomic segment of Streptococcus pneumoniae:
CCTTTATCTCCTTGCAAGATTTAAAGGGGGCGATTTCCTTTGGTGGTGTCTATCCTAAGCTAGAATGGGTGAAAAAGCTCAACTGGGATTTACTCGTGATTGATGAAGCCCATGAAGGGGTGGACACCTTAAAAGCCGATGTGGCCTTTAACGAAATCTCGCGGCGCTTTACGCTCCATTTGTCTGGTACACCCTTTAAGGCGGTAGCGTCTGGGAAATTCTCTCGCGAACAGATTTTCAACTGGACCTATGCCGACGAGCAGGAAGCAAAGGTGAGCTGGTCAGATGTGAACCAGAACAATCCCTATGAAAAATTGCCACGTCTGAACCTCTTTTCCTATCAAATGGGGCAAATGATTGCAGACAAAGTCCAAGAGGGTGCCGTCATCGACGGAGAAAACAAGGACTATGCCTTTGACTTAAATGAATTTTTCGCAACGAAAGATACAGGCAGTTTCGTCTATGAAGCCGATGTCAAAAAGTGGTTGGATAGCCTAAGCCACAACGAGAAATATCCTTTTTCAACGCCAGAGCTTCGCGCGGAATTAAAGCACACCTTCTGGCTCTTAAACCGTGTATCGAGTGCCAAGGCTTTGGAAAAAATCTTGAAAAAACACCCTGTCTTTAAGGATTACGCCATTGTGGTTGCAGCAGGTGACGGCAAGACAGACGATGACCAAATGATCAATGAAAAGGCACTAGATCGTGTCAAAAAGGCGATTGCTGAAAATGATAAGACCATTACGCTCTCTGTTGGGCAACTCACAACAGGAATTACCATTCCCGAGTGGAGCGCCGTTCTCATGCTCTCCAACATGAAGTCGCCAAGTCTCTACATGCAGGCAGCCTTTCGCTCGCAAAACCCGTGGGAGTATGAAGTAGATGGTCAAGTCTACCAAAAAGAAAATGCCTACGTTTTTGACTTTGCTCCTGAGCGAACCCTCATTATCTATGATGAGTTTGCCAATAACTTGTCTCCTAAAACGCTAAATGGTGGTGGGACAACAGAGGATCGAAAAGAAAATATCCGTACCCTGCTCAATTTCCTCCCTGTCATTGCAGAAGACGAGACAGGAAAAATGGTCGCGCTGGATGTACAGCAGGTGCTCACAATTCCAAAAGCTATCAAGGCGCAAGAAGTCGTCAAACGTGGCTTTATGTCCAATCTCCTCTTCCAAAATATCTCAGGCATCTTTGCCTCGGCTGGTGCAAGGGAGATTCTCGAACAATTAAATAAGGCAGACAATGGAAAGTTAGGCACCAAGCAAGTGGATAAAACGATTGACACCAAAGGTGTTGCAGTCGATGAAGCGGGTGATGTGGTGATTGAGCCAGAGATTGTCATTAGTCAAAACAAAGCCAGCTTTGGTGAGAAAATCTATGCTGACATTAAGGAAACCAGCCTATCCTTGATTGCGGAAGAAGAGACAAATCTTGGACAAGAAATTACTAAGATTGTCACCCAAGCGACGCAGGACTCGGTCAAAGAATTGGCTAAGGAAAGCGGGATTTCTGGCAAGCAGGCTGAGCGCATCCTAAGCCAGCAAGTGACAGCTATCGGTCGAGAAGTAGAGTTGGTTGAGAAAAAAGCAGCAATCAAACAAGCCGAAGTCAAGCAAGAATTAGAGAAAAAAGTCGAGGCAGCAAGAGAAGATAAATTTGCCGTCGCTGAAGCCCAGCGTGCCTATGAAATAGAACGACAAAAGATTGAGGAAGCTAGACGAGCAGAATTGCTCAAGACCGTGCAGGAAAAGACCAAGGAAGTCACGCAGAAAACCACGGAAACAATCCTCCAACAATCAGAAGAAAAGAAAAAGCAGACAGTCGAAGACGATGTTCGTGCTCGATTGCGAGGCTTTTCTCGGACCATTCCGTCCTTCCTCATGGCTTACGGAGTCGCGGATACCTGCCTTGCTACCTTTGATCAGACCATTTCTGATACAGTATTTCTTGAGGTAACAGGGATTAGCCTTGAGCAGTTCCGTATGCTTCGTGATGAGTACCAGTTCTTTGATGAGACCGTTTTTGACGAGTC
This window contains:
- a CDS encoding DEAD/DEAH box helicase family protein, with the translated sequence MKQPTVIKTTKTIYPQIYAYTLPTLPEDIGWIKIGYTERKDVHQRIREQTHTAAFRVDHQLLWSDAAKFSQSDEWFKDKQFHAYLKKFKHVEQRPHTEWFYYNGNPEQARADFEEFKEQDFSQVKEELSYKLRVEQEEAVKATLAYQQGHPNGEFLWNAKPRFGKTLTTYDLARKMDAQNVLVVTNRPAIANSWFDDFEKFIAWQTEYKFVSTSDSLKERPVLTREEFLAQMTDNTRQIAFISLQDLKGAISFGGVYPKLEWVKKLNWDLLVIDEAHEGVDTLKADVAFNEISRRFTLHLSGTPFKAVASGKFSREQIFNWTYADEQEAKVSWSDVNQNNPYEKLPRLNLFSYQMGQMIADKVQEGAVIDGENKDYAFDLNEFFATKDTGSFVYEADVKKWLDSLSHNEKYPFSTPELRAELKHTFWLLNRVSSAKALEKILKKHPVFKDYAIVVAAGDGKTDDDQMINEKALDRVKKAIAENDKTITLSVGQLTTGITIPEWSAVLMLSNMKSPSLYMQAAFRSQNPWEYEVDGQVYQKENAYVFDFAPERTLIIYDEFANNLSPKTLNGGGTTEDRKENIRTLLNFLPVIAEDETGKMVALDVQQVLTIPKAIKAQEVVKRGFMSNLLFQNISGIFASAGAREILEQLNKADNGKLGTKQVDKTIDTKGVAVDEAGDVVIEPEIVISQNKASFGEKIYADIKETSLSLIAEEETNLGQEITKIVTQATQDSVKELAKESGISGKQAERILSQQVTAIGREVELVEKKAAIKQAEVKQELEKKVEAAREDKFAVAEAQRAYEIERQKIEEARRAELLKTVQEKTKEVTQKTTETILQQSEEKKKQTVEDDVRARLRGFSRTIPSFLMAYGVADTCLATFDQTISDTVFLEVTGISLEQFRMLRDEYQFFDETVFDESVQEFLRTKERLANYFDEEQDEDIFDYIPPQKTNQIFTPKKVVQMMIDQLEQEDPSCFTDPNKTFADLYVKSGLYLTEIVKRLYKGLEGVIPDKDERLKHILENQIYGFAPSEIIYNIAKNFIFGFDERAETIDSSHIVHLDTTPYARGESEMSFEEKCEELFGGHTHEI